Proteins encoded in a region of the uncultured Paludibaculum sp. genome:
- a CDS encoding UvrD-helicase domain-containing protein: MDFLSGLNPQQREAVAHVEGPLLILAGAGSGKTRVITHRIAHLIDSEGVYGPSILAVTFTNKASGEMRERVLKLLKHLPANAGPMVATFHSFCVRLLRRDGSTLADLRRGFTTNFHIYDDDDQLSLLKQIYKKLGLDDKFMQHRAALSRISHAKNQKQSPADFYKMSADPKAAKLAVVFEHYQQGLESANALDFDDLLLEAVRLLRYDAGVRQLWNRRLQFLMIDEYQDTNRSQYELMRLLSEAHSNVAVVGDEDQSIYGWRGADIRNILDFENDYPGAKVIRLEQNYRSTKAILEAASRVVENNKARKGKTLWTDGADGDPICYLEAADGEQEALFIADTIEKIFRKERDTRVAILYRTNSQSRQIEEALRRYMRKYVVVGGFSFYQRAEVKDTLSYVKFLMNPRDNISMLRILNVPARGIGKTTSDQLERIATERGETLWEAIDTAEREHLLGGRAEAALAAFHRLIEELRDGVTRQSPDETIKQILDRTGYRKMLETDSTPESESKLGNLDELVSAAADAAERGDTLQDFLDSAALVADSDDIEEEAQVSLLTMHNAKGLEFPYVFIAGLEEGLFPHSRSRDNPEQLEEERRLCYVGMTRAMKRLYLTSARMRRKYGGSPPEPCQPSRFLEEVPKSLLEDLSPQRQPAGSIDLYGERASVREAARRNTYTGKTYNSLDHISQFFAERGVRPPAMVPQPAPPRAAGGPVPSAAVTPRPQPVQGQTTMRPAAATAKPAPKKGGLRAGMNIVHPKYGRGTVLRKEGDGEDAKLTVSFPGHGLKKLIAKFAGLSADD, encoded by the coding sequence ATGGATTTTCTCTCCGGCCTGAATCCCCAGCAACGCGAAGCCGTGGCTCATGTCGAGGGCCCTCTTTTGATCCTCGCGGGCGCTGGCAGCGGCAAGACGCGCGTCATCACGCATCGAATTGCCCATCTGATCGATAGCGAAGGGGTTTACGGCCCTTCCATTCTGGCGGTTACCTTCACGAACAAGGCCTCCGGCGAGATGCGGGAACGGGTGCTCAAACTGCTGAAGCACCTGCCGGCCAATGCCGGGCCGATGGTAGCCACGTTCCATTCGTTCTGCGTCCGCTTGCTGCGACGCGACGGCTCGACTCTCGCCGACCTGCGACGGGGGTTCACCACCAACTTTCACATTTACGACGACGACGACCAGCTCTCCCTGCTGAAGCAGATCTACAAGAAGCTCGGGCTGGACGACAAGTTCATGCAGCACCGCGCGGCCCTCTCGCGCATCAGCCACGCCAAGAATCAGAAGCAGAGCCCGGCGGATTTCTACAAAATGTCCGCCGATCCGAAGGCCGCCAAACTGGCGGTGGTCTTCGAACACTACCAGCAGGGGCTGGAATCCGCTAACGCATTGGATTTCGACGATTTACTGCTGGAGGCCGTGCGCCTGCTGCGGTACGACGCCGGCGTCCGGCAGCTGTGGAACCGTCGTCTGCAGTTCCTGATGATCGACGAGTACCAGGACACCAATCGCTCGCAGTACGAACTCATGCGGCTGCTGTCCGAAGCGCACTCGAACGTCGCCGTGGTGGGCGATGAGGACCAGTCGATCTACGGCTGGCGCGGTGCCGACATCCGCAACATTCTGGATTTCGAGAACGACTACCCCGGCGCCAAGGTCATCCGGCTGGAACAGAACTACCGCTCAACCAAGGCGATTCTGGAAGCCGCCTCGCGCGTGGTGGAGAACAACAAAGCCCGCAAGGGCAAGACTTTGTGGACCGACGGCGCCGATGGCGACCCCATCTGTTATCTGGAAGCGGCCGACGGCGAGCAGGAGGCCCTGTTCATCGCCGACACCATCGAGAAGATCTTCCGCAAGGAACGCGACACGCGCGTGGCGATCCTCTATCGCACCAACTCCCAGTCCAGGCAGATTGAAGAGGCGCTGCGGCGCTACATGCGCAAGTATGTCGTGGTGGGCGGCTTCAGCTTCTACCAGCGGGCGGAAGTGAAGGACACGCTCTCCTACGTCAAGTTCCTGATGAATCCGCGCGACAACATCTCGATGCTGCGCATCCTGAACGTTCCGGCGCGCGGCATCGGCAAGACCACGTCGGACCAGTTGGAAAGGATCGCGACCGAACGCGGCGAGACGCTGTGGGAGGCCATCGACACGGCTGAGCGGGAGCACCTGCTGGGCGGGCGCGCCGAAGCAGCCCTGGCCGCCTTTCACCGCCTGATCGAGGAGTTGCGGGATGGGGTCACGCGGCAGAGTCCGGACGAGACGATCAAGCAGATTCTGGATCGTACCGGCTACCGCAAAATGCTGGAGACGGATTCAACGCCGGAGTCCGAGTCGAAGCTCGGCAACCTGGACGAACTTGTCTCGGCGGCGGCGGACGCAGCCGAACGCGGTGACACGCTGCAGGACTTTCTGGACTCGGCGGCACTGGTGGCCGATTCCGACGATATCGAGGAAGAGGCACAGGTCTCCCTGCTGACCATGCACAACGCGAAGGGTCTGGAGTTCCCTTACGTGTTCATCGCCGGCCTGGAAGAGGGACTCTTCCCCCATTCGCGGTCGCGCGACAACCCGGAACAACTCGAGGAAGAACGCCGGCTGTGTTACGTGGGTATGACACGGGCGATGAAACGGCTCTATCTGACCAGCGCCCGGATGCGGCGAAAATACGGCGGTTCGCCGCCGGAGCCGTGCCAGCCTTCGAGGTTCCTGGAAGAGGTTCCGAAATCCTTACTGGAGGACCTCAGCCCGCAGCGTCAACCCGCGGGCTCGATCGACCTGTACGGTGAGCGCGCCTCGGTGCGCGAAGCCGCGCGTCGAAATACGTATACTGGAAAGACATATAATTCGCTTGATCACATCTCGCAGTTCTTCGCCGAACGGGGCGTGCGTCCGCCAGCAATGGTTCCGCAACCCGCACCGCCGAGGGCTGCAGGTGGGCCGGTTCCCAGCGCGGCGGTGACGCCGAGGCCGCAACCGGTGCAGGGGCAAACCACGATGCGTCCGGCAGCCGCGACGGCTAAGCCTGCTCCGAAAAAGGGCGGACTGAGAGCCGGGATGAACATCGTGCACCCCAAGTATGGCCGTGGCACCGTGCTCCGCAAGGAGGGCGATGGTGAGGACGCCAAACTCACCGTGAGCTTTCCCGGACACGGCTTG
- a CDS encoding RNA polymerase sigma factor: MLVDFEVVERARAGDPAAFNEVVTAYRRRIFGTVSRLIGRPEDVEDVAQEVFLRLYYSLDQLRSPEVFEPWLYRLTVNAALDYLRKRRKRRLESRVSDLSEQAVMMADASAGTKVQVDDLHRAKVREFVDSLLSEVSEEDRALLTLKEVEGLSLKDLEKVYHVNENALKVRLFRARQRVLKAYESSRGAKSMERKEKAAEEGS, from the coding sequence ATGCTGGTCGACTTCGAAGTTGTGGAACGGGCGCGGGCGGGCGATCCGGCTGCGTTCAACGAGGTCGTTACGGCGTACCGGCGCCGGATCTTCGGGACTGTGTCCCGATTGATCGGGCGGCCTGAGGATGTGGAAGATGTGGCGCAGGAAGTGTTTCTGCGCTTGTACTACTCGCTGGATCAGTTGAGAAGTCCAGAGGTTTTCGAGCCTTGGCTCTACCGGCTTACTGTCAACGCGGCCTTGGACTACCTGCGGAAGCGGCGGAAGCGCCGTCTGGAGTCGCGAGTGTCCGACCTCAGCGAACAGGCTGTCATGATGGCCGACGCTTCGGCCGGAACGAAGGTGCAGGTCGACGATTTGCATCGCGCCAAGGTGCGGGAGTTTGTCGATTCGCTGCTCAGCGAAGTGTCGGAAGAAGACCGTGCTCTGCTGACGTTGAAGGAAGTGGAAGGGCTGTCGCTGAAGGATCTGGAAAAGGTCTATCATGTCAACGAGAACGCTCTGAAAGTCCGACTCTTTCGGGCGCGTCAGCGCGTCCTAAAGGCGTACGAGTCTTCGCGGGGCGCCAAGAGCATGGAGCGGAAGGAAAAAGCCGCCGAAGAAGGTAGTTGA